Proteins encoded within one genomic window of Kibdelosporangium phytohabitans:
- a CDS encoding TetR/AcrR family transcriptional regulator — MARSKSGDDPSARERILTAAEKLFAETGFDATPTSRIAEAAKVPKGLVHYYFRRKSDLLTALVKRLPDEHIEPSHVVVPGDVAASLRGLVAELDARLKDSRLLSHLLWREADTHDDVREALQARFQTIVRQVKAVIVAAGAGTIALADVDSAAGLLALAVSYRHSVARHPEDTPMMDREVGFIADALTVGAGTKA; from the coding sequence GTGGCGCGGTCGAAGTCCGGTGACGATCCGTCGGCGCGGGAGAGGATCCTCACCGCCGCCGAGAAACTGTTCGCCGAGACGGGGTTCGACGCGACCCCGACCTCCCGGATAGCCGAAGCGGCGAAGGTGCCGAAAGGCCTCGTGCACTACTACTTCCGGCGCAAGTCGGATCTGCTGACGGCACTGGTGAAGCGCCTGCCGGACGAACACATCGAGCCGAGCCACGTCGTCGTCCCCGGCGATGTCGCGGCCAGCCTGCGCGGGCTCGTGGCGGAGCTGGACGCGCGGCTGAAGGACTCCCGGCTGCTGTCGCACCTGCTCTGGCGCGAAGCAGACACCCACGACGACGTCCGCGAGGCGTTGCAGGCCCGCTTCCAGACGATCGTGCGCCAGGTGAAGGCCGTCATCGTCGCCGCGGGCGCCGGCACCATCGCACTGGCCGATGTGGACAGTGCGGCCGGTCTCCTCGCCCTGGCGGTGAGCTACCGCCACTCAGTCGCCCGGCACCCCGAGGACACCCCGATGATGGACAGGGAAGTCGGCTTCATCGCCGACGCGCTGACCGTGGGCGCGGGCACCAAAGCCTGA
- a CDS encoding chromosome segregation protein: MALGEERELVPLGAGFDYAKRGYHRAQVDEHLERVDRDMRLLAADRDAAVSQAADLARQLEIARSEIDDMRGQIERLSLPPTTLEGLSERLQRMLRLAQDEATETKARAEAEAGHIRAKAETDANALRARYEEMLRGLDTRRAEMEAEHREVLTKARAEAEDITKKAQEERARLDTESEQRRAQVEEDFDIAMASRRTESMRALAEQEASSKADAERRVREATEESNRRRHDAITESKARLQEASEEAHRRVREATEEANRRISHAAQRVAALRQLRTRVANQLRQARSLIQDADVVLENATPVLDPLPEERPADESPTKAFKPLTQTEAAGGPPKEHWEPAEPVEENAGSADSTKPVAQPVKKALP, encoded by the coding sequence ATGGCTCTTGGCGAGGAGCGTGAGCTCGTACCCCTTGGCGCAGGTTTCGACTATGCGAAGCGCGGCTACCACCGTGCCCAGGTCGACGAGCACCTCGAACGGGTGGACCGGGACATGCGCCTGCTCGCCGCCGACCGGGACGCCGCGGTGTCCCAGGCCGCGGACCTGGCGCGCCAACTGGAGATCGCCCGGTCGGAGATCGACGACATGCGCGGCCAGATCGAGCGCCTGTCGCTGCCGCCGACCACGCTGGAAGGCCTGAGCGAGCGCCTGCAGCGGATGCTGCGCCTGGCACAGGACGAAGCGACCGAGACGAAAGCCCGCGCCGAAGCCGAGGCGGGGCACATCCGCGCCAAAGCCGAGACGGACGCGAACGCGCTGCGTGCCCGCTACGAGGAGATGCTGCGCGGCCTGGACACACGCCGAGCCGAAATGGAAGCCGAGCACCGCGAAGTGCTGACCAAGGCACGCGCGGAAGCAGAGGACATCACCAAGAAGGCCCAGGAGGAACGCGCCCGCCTGGACACCGAGTCCGAGCAGCGACGCGCCCAGGTCGAAGAGGACTTCGACATCGCCATGGCCTCCCGGCGCACCGAGTCGATGCGCGCACTGGCGGAGCAGGAAGCGTCAAGCAAGGCAGACGCCGAGCGCAGGGTCCGCGAAGCCACGGAGGAATCCAACCGCCGCAGGCACGACGCGATCACGGAATCGAAAGCCCGGCTGCAGGAAGCCAGCGAAGAAGCCCACCGCCGCGTCCGCGAAGCGACCGAAGAAGCCAACCGCCGAATCAGCCACGCCGCCCAGCGCGTCGCCGCCCTCCGGCAACTGCGGACCCGCGTGGCCAACCAGCTCCGCCAAGCCCGCAGCCTGATCCAGGACGCCGACGTCGTACTGGAGAACGCGACACCCGTACTCGACCCGCTGCCGGAGGAGCGCCCGGCGGACGAGTCCCCCACCAAAGCCTTCAAACCCCTTACGCAGACCGAAGCCGCAGGTGGGCCTCCCAAGGAGCACTGGGAGCCTGCTGAGCCTGTTGAGGAGAACGCCGGTTCGGCGGATTCGACGAAGCCTGTCGCGCAGCCGGTCAAGAAAGCCCTTCCTTAG
- the ccrA gene encoding crotonyl-CoA carboxylase/reductase, translating into MEKIRDAILSGDLAAVGGLDVPDHYRAVTVHSDEVEMFKGLETPDKDPRKSLHVEDVATPELGPGEALVAVMASAINYNTVWTSIFEPLDTFGFLRRYGKTSELAKRHDLPYHVVGSDLAGVVLRTGPGVGAWKPGDQVVAHCLSVELEHPDGHNDTMLDPEQRIWGFETNFGGLAELALVKSNQLMPKPAHLSWEEAASPGLVNSTAYRQLVSTNGAAMKQGDTVLIWGASGGLGSYATQFALNGGATPICVVSSPAKAEICRKMGAELIIDRSAEGYKFWKDENTQDIREWKRFGARIRELTGGEDPDIVFEHPGRETFGASVYVTKRGGKIVTCASTSGFMHQYDNRYLWMHLKSIVGSHFANYREASEANRLIAKGKIHPTLSKVYPLDETGQAAYDVHRNAHQGKVGVLCLSPSEGLGVTDPELRARHIGAINNFRGV; encoded by the coding sequence GTGGAAAAGATCCGTGACGCCATTCTGTCGGGTGACTTGGCCGCAGTCGGCGGCCTTGACGTGCCAGATCACTACCGGGCAGTCACCGTGCACTCGGACGAAGTGGAAATGTTCAAGGGCCTGGAAACCCCGGACAAGGACCCACGCAAGTCGCTGCACGTCGAAGACGTCGCGACGCCCGAACTGGGGCCGGGCGAAGCACTCGTCGCGGTGATGGCCTCCGCGATCAACTACAACACGGTGTGGACGTCGATCTTCGAGCCGCTGGACACCTTCGGCTTCCTGCGCAGGTACGGCAAGACCTCCGAGCTGGCGAAACGACACGACCTGCCGTACCACGTGGTCGGCTCCGACCTCGCTGGGGTGGTGCTGCGGACCGGGCCGGGCGTGGGGGCGTGGAAGCCCGGCGACCAGGTCGTCGCCCACTGCCTGTCGGTGGAACTGGAGCACCCGGACGGGCACAACGACACGATGCTCGACCCGGAACAGCGGATCTGGGGATTCGAGACGAACTTCGGTGGCCTGGCCGAGCTGGCGCTGGTGAAGTCGAACCAGCTGATGCCGAAACCGGCGCACCTGAGCTGGGAGGAAGCAGCGTCGCCGGGACTGGTGAACTCGACGGCGTACCGCCAGCTGGTGTCGACCAACGGCGCGGCGATGAAGCAGGGCGACACGGTGCTGATCTGGGGGGCATCGGGCGGCCTCGGCTCGTACGCGACGCAGTTCGCGTTGAACGGCGGCGCGACACCGATCTGCGTGGTCTCCAGCCCGGCGAAAGCCGAGATCTGCCGCAAGATGGGGGCGGAGCTGATCATCGACAGGTCGGCGGAGGGCTACAAGTTCTGGAAGGACGAGAACACCCAGGACATCCGCGAGTGGAAGCGTTTCGGCGCGCGGATCCGTGAACTGACCGGCGGCGAGGACCCGGACATCGTCTTCGAACACCCGGGCAGGGAGACGTTCGGCGCGAGCGTCTACGTCACCAAACGCGGCGGGAAGATCGTGACCTGCGCGTCGACGTCGGGCTTCATGCACCAGTACGACAACAGGTACCTGTGGATGCACCTGAAGAGCATCGTCGGCTCGCACTTCGCGAACTACCGCGAAGCCTCCGAGGCCAACCGGCTGATCGCGAAGGGCAAGATCCACCCGACGCTGTCGAAGGTCTACCCGCTCGACGAAACCGGCCAGGCCGCGTACGACGTGCACCGCAACGCCCACCAGGGCAAGGTCGGCGTGCTCTGCCTCTCGCCGAGCGAAGGCCTCGGCGTCACCGACCCGGAGCTGCGCGCCAGGCACATCGGCGCCATCAACAACTTCCGCGGCGTCTGA
- a CDS encoding SPW repeat protein, translated as MSGTSTPVRAWTRWQDWAEVVLGVVAVLSPLWLDTTNIVMWTMIVLGALIALDGLFSLAMPGVVYGEYVQVVLGVLLFISPWVMGFTDMTGAMWSSFVIGALTLVVGLAALPAATTAHRGMAGQH; from the coding sequence ATGAGCGGCACGTCAACCCCGGTGCGGGCGTGGACCCGGTGGCAGGACTGGGCGGAGGTGGTGCTCGGAGTGGTCGCGGTGCTCTCGCCGTTGTGGTTGGACACGACGAACATCGTGATGTGGACCATGATCGTGCTGGGTGCGCTGATCGCGCTCGACGGTCTGTTCTCGCTGGCGATGCCAGGCGTCGTCTACGGGGAGTACGTGCAGGTCGTGCTCGGAGTGCTGCTCTTCATCTCGCCGTGGGTGATGGGCTTCACGGACATGACAGGCGCGATGTGGAGCTCGTTCGTCATCGGCGCGCTGACCCTCGTCGTCGGCCTCGCGGCGCTGCCCGCGGCCACCACGGCCCATCGCGGGATGGCGGGCCAGCACTGA